In Halobacteroides halobius DSM 5150, the genomic window AAACCGACAATTTGAACAAGCTAAGGAAGTTGCATTAGATTATCAAAATATATTTGGGCCAAATAACTTCTTTTTAGAGATGCAAGATCATGGTTTAGCCGAAGAAAAGCAAGTTAATACAGAGTTAGTTAAATTAAGTCGAGAGTTAGATATACCATTGGTAGTGACCAATGATGTTCATTATTTAAAGCAAGATGATGCTACAGTACATGATATCCTGCTATGTATTCAAACTGGTAAGGATGTAACGGATGAAGATAGATTACAATTTCCTAATCAAGAATTTTATTTTAAGTCTCCACAAGAAATGCAAGATTTATTTTCTGACTACCCACAAGCAATTGAAAATACAGTTAAGATTGCTCAGCGTTGCAATCTTGAGTTAGATTTTGAACAAACTCTACTGCCTGATTATCAAGTACCCCAGGGGGATACACTTGAGTCTTATTTACGTAAGGTAGCTTACCAGGGTTTAGCAGAGAAGTATGAGCAAATAACTCCTGAAATAGAAGAAAGATTAGAGTATGAGTTAGAAATTATCAATCAAATGGGCTATCCTGCTTATTTTTTAATTGTGCGGGATTTTGTTAGATATGCTAAAGAGAATGATATTATAGTTGGCCCAGGGCGAGGTAGTGCTGCTTCTAGTTTAGTTTCTTATGCGTTAGATATTACAAATATAGATCCTTTAGAGTATGATTTATTATTTGAACGATTTTTAAATCCGGCCCGAGTAACAATGCCGGACATAGATATTGATTTCTGTTATGAGCGGCGGGATGAAGTAATAGATTATGTAACTAAGAAGTATGGCCCAGATAAGGTAGCCCAGATTATTACTTTTGGAACAATGGCTGCTAAGGCAGCAGTCAGAGATGTAGGACGAGTCTTAGGAGTCAGTTATAATAAGACCGATAAGGTAGCTAAAGCAATTCCTGATAATTTAGGGATTGATATTAAAGGGGCTTTGTCTAAATCAGAAGAATTAGAAGAGTTATATCAATCAGATAAAGAAGTTAAAGAAATTGTTGATTATGCTCATGGTATTGAGGGATTACCTCGCCATGCTTCTACTCATGCTGCAGGAGTAGTAATTACTAAAGAAGAATTGACTAATTATACTCCACTATATCAGAATGGTGGTGAAGTTACTACCCAGTATGCTATGGATGATTTGGAGTCATTAGGCTTATTAAAGATGGATTTTTTAGGTTTAAGAACTCTAACAGTAATTAATAAGACACTAGATTTAATAAAAGAGACTCAAGGAGAAGAAATTGAGTTAGCTCAGATTTCTTTTACTGACCAGAAAGTATATGATTTATTAAGTAGTGGGAATAGTTTAGGAGTATTTCAATTAGAAAGTACTGGTATGAGACGTTTAATTGCTAAGTTAAAGCCAGAAGACATAGAAGATATTATTGCTTTACTAGCTTTATATCGACCAGGGCCTTTAGGAAGTGGAATGGTAGAGGATTATATTGCTAGAAGGCATGATGAACAGGAAGTAGAGTATCCTCATCCAGATTTAAAAGAAATTCTAGGGCCAACTTATGGTGTAATTTTATACCAGGAGCAAGTAATGCAGATTGTGCAAAAAATTGCAGGGTATTCTCTTGGTCAAGCTGATATTTTGCGTCGATCAATGGGAAAGAAAAAACCTGAGGTTATGAAGAAACACCGAGATATTTTTATTAATGGTAATGATGATATTGCTGGAGCAGTAAACAATGGTTATAGCAAAGAGTTAGCTAAAGAGTTATTTGAACTGATTGAACACTTTGGAGGTTATGGCTTTAATAAGGCTCATAGTGCAGCTTATGCTCATGTTTCATATTATACTGCTTACTTAAAAGCTCATTATCCAGTTGAATTTATGGCTGCGTTATTAACTAGTCAGATAGAAAATAGTGATAAGGTAGCTAAATATATCAATGAAGTAAGAAGGATGGGCTTTGAAGTACTACCTCCTAATATAAATGCTAGTTACTTTGGTTTTACAGTTGATTCTGGACAGATTAGATTTGGCTTACAAGGAGTCAAGCATGTAGGGGCCAAGGCTATTGAAGAAATTATTACAGCTCGTAAAGAAGAGAAGTTTAAAAGTTTATCTGACTTTTGCCAAAAGGTTGATTTAAGCAAGGTCAATCAACGTGTAGTAGAGAGTTTGATTAAAGCAGGAGCTTTTGATTCTTTAGGTGATTATCGTTCTCAATTGCTCAATGTATTACCTGAAGTTTTTAGCCAAGCTCATAAAATGCAAAAGGAACAAAGTAATGGTCAAACTAGCTTTTCAGATTTATTTACAGAGGATAAAGAGTTTGTAGCTACTGATATTCAGTTACCAGAGATTAAGGAGTTTGCTAACCAGAAGTTATTATCTTTAGAGAAGGAAATGTTAGGTTTATATCTGTCTGGTAATCCTTTAGAAGATATTTTACCCCAATTAAAAGAAAGAAGAGATAGTACAATTCAAAGCTTAGAAATTGGAGAGCAAGAAGTGGTTACAGGAGGAATAATTACTAAAAAGAAAGAGGTAATAACTAAGAATCAGCGCCAGATGGCTTTTATATCACTAAAAGATGAAACAGATAAATTAGATGCAATTATTTTTCCAGATGTTTATCAAAAGTACCAAGAATTAGTGATTGAAGATCAAGGGGTGTTAATTAAGGGCCAAGTAAATCAAGAAGAAAAATTAATTGCGCAGCAAATAATAGATGTAACTGATTCAGTAGCAGATGAAGTTAAGGTAGTCCATCTACAATTAGAAGATCCGACTTTAACTACAATAGATAATTTAAAAGATATACTAGTTAATTATTCTGGAGAAAAGAAAGTATATCTACACTTAGTTATTAAAGAGCAAAGAATTAGTATAAAATTAGATAGTAAGTACTGGGTACAAGCAACTAATGAATTAAGTAAAGAGTTGAAAAGTATAGGTGCTAAGCACTTCTTTTAATTAATAAGCATATACTATATAATAGAGATGTAATTGAGGAGGGAAAATTATGAAATTAAAAGAAGAAATAATCAATAAGTTACAAGCTCGGGGAGTAGAGTTATCAGATATAGCTGAGGTAGCATATCATTTACAAAAGCCTTATAGTAAAGATTTAAAATTAGAAGACTGCTTAGTTGCTGTAAAGCATGTGTTAGAGAAAAGAGAAGTCCAGTATACTGTATTAACTGGGATAGCTTTAGATATATTGGTAGAAGAGGAAAAAGTAGAGGGTGCTTTAGCTAAGATTATTAGAGAAGATGAACCGTTATATGGAGTAGATGAAAGTTTAGCTTTAGCTATCGCTAATATCTATGGAAGTGTTGGATTTACTAGTTTTGGTTATTTAGATAAAGATAAAATGGGAATTATGAAAGAATTAGATACAACTAAAGAACAGGTTAATACTTTTTTAGATGATTTAGTAGCTGGAGTTGCTTCAGCAGCTTCAGCGAAGATTGCACATCAAAATAAAAATAAGGAACTGGATGAGGCAGAGATTTCTTAAAGTGGAGGGTTTTTAGTGGAAGAAAAGAATACAACAAATAAACTAACAGGTTTTGGTGAATTGTTTTTAAAAGGAATTCCAATTGGTCTTTCTAATACACTACCAGGAATTAGTGGGGGGACTTTAGCTTTAGTCTTAGGTATTTATGACCAGTTAGTTAATGGAATTAAAAAGATTAGGCTTCAGGTTTTAATCCCTATTTTCTTAGGAGCAGTAACAGGTGTTTTAAGTGGCTCTAAGATAGTTACTTCTTTATTAGAAACCAATCCTAGTGTAGTTAAAGCATTTTTGTTAGGTTTAATTATAGCTTCTAGTAAAGTAACATATGACCAAGTAAAACAAGTAAATTTAAAAACAATAATCTTAGGTATTATAGGGTTAGTAGTCGCTTTTATATTTTCAGTAGAACTAGGAGGAGCTGGAGATGTAACTACTTTATCGTGGACTAGATTATTTTTAGGTGGAGCTGTTGGTAGTGTAGCTATGATTTTACCAGGAGTTAGTGGTGGTACAATATTAATTATGCTTGGTCTTTATCAAGGGGTATTAGAGGCAATTGTTAATTTTAATTTTCCTGTAATGATTGTTTTTGGACTAGGAGTTGGTAGTGGTCTATTAAGTTTTTCTTTTGTATTATCCTATTTATTAGATAATTATAGATCATTATTAATGTCCTTTTTAACTGGCTTAATTTTAGGGTCAATGAGGAGTGTAATGTCATTTAACTTAGGAGTAGAAGAGATTCTAGGTTTTCTTTTAGGAGTAGGAGTTATTTATGCTATATCAGGGATAGAAGATTAATTTCAACTTGACAGGAAAAGGAAAATAGTTTATTATTAATACAAAGTAGAATATTAATGAGGTGGATATAAATGGAGATGCCAGCAAGTGAAGACCATATTATTGTTAAAGCTCTAGAAGATGGAGTTACAATAATTGGTTTAACACGTGGTGAGCAGACTAAATTTCATCACACAGAAAAGTTAGATGCTGGAGAAGTAATGATTGCCCAATTTACCAAACATACTTCAGCAATTAAAATTAGAGGTAAAGCAAAATTGATCACTAGTCACGGTAAGGTAGAGTCAGAATAGATAAGAGCGTTAGATGAGAGACTTTAGATGAGAGTAGAACAGATTGAGTAAAAGAATATATTTTAGTTGAGGAGAGCAGAGTTGAGTTGAGATAAGTTGAGCCGAGCTTAGGGATAGGTATATCTAATTTAGGGAGTAGTATACCTATTTTTCAGGGCCAACAGACTCGAGTCTGTTGGCCCTGTTTCTTTTTTGGATTAGTTAATAGAAGGAGGTTGCTAATGTATTTTCCTAAACAAGATGACTTTATTAAGCAGGCGGAAGAAGGGAAATTGATCCCTGTTTATAAAGAAGTTAGTGGTGATATGGAGACTCCTGTATCTGCCTTTAAGAAGTTAAAGCAAGGGGAATATTCATATTTATTAGAGAGTGTAGAGCAGGGCCAAAACTTAGGGCGTTATTCTTTTATTGGACTTGATTATCACGCACTAATTAGCTGTAAAGATGGAGTAATAAGGACCAAAGATCGAGTAGGTAAAATAGTCAGCGCAGAAAAGACTGATAATCCTTTAGATGATTTAAAGAGTTTACTAAAAGATTATCAAGGTTATCAAGTAGATGACTTACCAATGTTTTATGGAGGAGCAGTTGGTTACTTAGGCTATGATGTTATAAAGTATTTTGAAGATATACCTCAAAAGACTACAGATGATCTTAAATTACCCGAGATGTTATTTGTAGTTAGTGATACAGTCTTAGTCTTTGATCATCTTCATCATAACTTGAAGATAGTAGCTAATGTTAAAGTTGGTAAACAGCCACAAGTAGATTATAAAAAAGCCCAAGAGAAGATAGATAAGATAGTAGCTAAATTGCAACAACCATTGACAGAATACAGCCAGCAAACTAATCACACCAGTCAAGAATTAGAATACACTTCAAACTTTACTAAAGAGGAATTTATTAATAGTGTCCAAGATGCCAAAGATTATATTACCACAGGGGATATTTTTCAAATAGTCCTATCCCAAAGGTTGGAGATGCCAATTACCACTGATTCCTTTGCTATTTATCGGCAATTAAGAAGACTGAATCCATCTCCTTATATGTATTATCTTAATCTAGGTGGTTTTCAATTAGTTGGTTCATCACCTGAACTGTTAGTTAGGGTTCAAGATGGAAGAGTGGAGAATAGACCAATTGCTGGTACGAGAAGAAGAGGAATTAATAGTAGTGAGGATGAAAGCTTGGCCCAAGATTTATTAAATGATGAAAAGGAAAGAGCGGAACATACTATGTTGGTTGATCTAGGGCGAAATGATGTAGGAAGGGTTAGTAAATATGGTACAGTAGATGTTACTGAGTTAATGGAGGTTGAGTACTACTCTCATGTAATGCATTTAGTTTCTAATGTAACAGGTAAGTTAAAAGAAGATGAAGATATCTACTCTGCTCTAGAAGCCTGTTTTCCTGCTGGAACTGTATCTGGAGCTCCCAAAATTAGGGCTATGGAGTTAATAGATCAGCTAGAGCCGACTAGGCGGGGGCCTTACGCAGGTAGTATAGGTTATTTTAGTTATTCTGGTAATTTAGATAGTTGTATTACAATTAGAACAATCTTAATTCAAGATGACAAAGCCTATGTGCAAGCAGGAGCTGGAATTGTAGCTGATTCAGACCCAGAAACTGAGTATCAAGAAACATTAAATAAAGCTCAAGGTCTATTAGAAGCAGTTCAGTTAGCAGAAGGAGGAGACTCTGATGGTATTAGTAATTGATAATTATGATTCATTTACTTATAATTTAGTTCAATTAATTGGCCAGCTAGGTTGTGAGATAGTAGTTAGGCGTAATGATGAAATAACCGTGAATGAGATTAAAGATTTAAATCCTAGTCAGATTATTATCTCGCCTGGTCCAGGACGCCCGGAAGATGCTGGAGTCTCTCTAAAGGTGGTTAAAGAATTTTCAGGTCAAATTCCGATATTAGGAATTTGTTTAGGACATCAAACCATTGGGGCCGCTTTTGGAGCTGAAATTATTCAAGCACCTAAATTAGTTCATGGAAAGACTACTAAAGTTATCAATTATGGATTAAAGGATAGTATTTTAGAAGGAATAGATGATTTTGAAGCCACAAGATATCATTCATTAATCATTGATCCTGCTACTTTATCTGCTAGATTTGAAGTAACAGCTAAGACAGAAGATGATCTAATTATGGGAATTCGAGATAAGAAGAGTAAGTTATATGGACTACAGTTTCACCCTGAGTCTATTATGACAGAGGCTGGCCAGGAGATCCTTAACAACTTTGTACAGATCAATTGATAATTAAGGATTAAGACTGTAAATTATAATTTTGGGAGGTTGAGAAGAGATGAGAAGAGTAATCAAAAAAGTAGTAAATGGTCAAAATTTAGATATAGAGGAAAGCAAAGAAACCATGAGTGCAATTATGGGTGGCAAGGCAACAGATGCTCAAATTGGAAGTTTCATTACTGCTTTACGAACTAAAGGAGAAACAATTGAAGAAATTACTGGGGCTGCTCAAGTAATGCGACAAAAGGCTGCTCCAATTGCTACAAATCAAGATTTATTAGTTGATGTATGTGGGACTGGTGGTGATAATTTAGATACTTTTAATATTTCTACAACTACTGCTTTTGTAGTGGCAGGAGCAGATATAGCAGTTGCTAAACATGGAAATCGTTCTGTGTCTAGTAAAAGTGGAAGTGCAGATGTATTAGAGAACTTAGGTGTCAACCTTAACTTAACACCTGCTCAGGTGGGCCAATGTATTGACAAAATCGGGATTGGTTTTTTATATGCTCCAACATTTCATCAGGCTATGAAACATGCGATTGGCCCTAGAAAAGAAATAGGGGTTAGAACAATCTTTAATATGTTAGGCCCATTAACAAATCCAGCTAGTGCTCAGGTTCAATTGTTAGGAGTTTATGATCCTCAATTAACTGAACCAATTGCCCATGCTTTAAATAACTTAGGTGTCAAGGCTGCTTTTGTAGTTCATGGTTTAGTGGGCTTAGATGAATTATCAACAGTTGGTAAAACAAAGGTTAGTCAACTGCAAGAGGGAGAGGTAGAGACTTATCAATTAGCTCCTGAAGATATTGGTTTAAAAGAAGCAACTGCTGAGCAATTAGCAGGTGGAGGGCCAGCGGAGAATGCTGAGATCACTCGTCAGATTTTGGCTGGAGAACTTGGCCCTAAGCGTGATATTGTTTTGTTAAATGCTGCTGCAGCTTTAGTGGCAGCAGGCAAAGCAATTGATTTATCAGCCGGTGTTAATTTAGCTACTAAAGTAATTGATGAGGGCTTAGCCTTAGAGAAGTTAGAGCAACTTATTGCAGTCACTAATCAATTTTAAAGTTAAATTTTATATCAATATTATTTCAACTTTTAGTAGTGATGGAGGTGAAACAAATGATTTTAGACCGGATAGTAAAGCATAAGAAAGAAGAAGTTAAAGAAGAAAAGAGTAAGGAAAGTTTAAAAGAATTAAAATTACGTATTAATGACTTGCCTGGTACAAGAGACTTTAAAGCTGCTTTAAAAAAACCAGGGGTTAGCTTAATTGCTGAAGTAAAAAAAGCTTCTCCTTCAAAAGGTGTAATTAAAGCAGAATTTAATCCAGAGGAAATAGTAAAAGAGTATCAAACAGCAGGTGCTAGAGCAGTCTCTGTTTTAACTGATCAGAAATTTTTTCAGGGGCAATTAGATTATTTACGGTTAGTTAAAGAAAAAGTTAAACTTCCCATTTTAAGGAAAGACTTTATCATTGATCCCTATCAGATTTATCAGGCTAGAGCTTATAGAGCAGATGCTATTTTGTTAATAGCAGCTATTTTAACTACTCAGCAATTAAGAGACTATCTAATTTTAGCTAATAAGTTAGATTTAGATGTATTACTAGAAGTTCATAATAGAGAAGAATTATATCAAGCTTTAGAAGTTGATGCTGATCTAATTGGAATTAACAATCGTAATTTAAAGGTGTTTGAAGTTGATCTAGCAACTACACTAGGATTGCAAAGGCTAGTTCCAAATGATAAAGTGATTATTAGTGAAAGTGGAATTAAAACTAAATCTGATATTAATTTATTAGCTAAACATAATATTGATGGGGTTTTGGTAGGAGAGTCTTTAATGAAGAGTGATGATATTAGTGCTAAAGTAAAGGAGCTTATTGGCTAATGAGCAAAATTAAAGTTTGTGGTTTGACTAATCTAGAGGATGCTAAACAAGCAGCAGAAGTTGGAGCTGACTTATTAGGTTTTATCTTTGCAAAAAGTCCTAGACAAGTGACCAATAGAGAAGTTGCTAAGATTAGTAAAGAACTACCAGCTGGTGTAAAGAAGGTAGGGGTTTTTGCTAATCAGTCAAAAGCAGAAATTAAAGAGACAATTACTAAGTGTGATCTTGATTATATTCAGTTACATGGTAGTGAATCACCTAAGTTTTGTAAACAGTTTAGGCTACCAGTAATTAAAGCTTTTAGAGTTAAAGATAAAACTTCTTTAAGTCAATTAAGAGAGTATGAAGTAGATAAATACTTATTGGATACTTATGTGCCTGATAAGTTAGGTGGTACCGGGAAGACTTTTAATTGGGAGTTAGCTATTCAAGCAAAAAAATATGGTTCTATAATTATGGCTGGTGGGTTGGAAGCCAGTAATGTAAAATTAGCAGTAAAAAAAGTAAGTCCCTGGGCTGTAGATGTTAGTAGTGGGGTTGAAGTTAAACCTGGCAAGAAAGATTATGAACAAGTTAAAGAGTTTGTTGAGAGTGTCGAGAGTACTGGATAATGAGTAGTGGGTAGTGAGTAAAACTGTAACATTAAAAGGAGGCTAATTAAGATGGTAACAGATATTAAAGAGAATGGTAAATTTGGTGAATTTGGTGGGAAGTATGTTCCAGAGTTATTGATTCCAGCTTTAGAGGAGTTAGAAAAAACATATTTTGAATTAAAGGATGATCCTGAGTTTCAAAAAGAATTCAAATATTATCTAAAAGAATATGTAGGGCGGCCTAATCCTTTATATTATGCTGAAAGACTAACTGAGAAATTAGGTGGAGCTAAGATTTATTTAAAACGAGAAGATTTAAATCATATGGGTGCTCATAAGATCAATAATACTATTGGACAGATTTTATTAGCTGAGAGAATGGGAAAAGAAAGAATTATTGCTGAAACTGGAGCAGGTCAACATGGAGTAGCAACGGCAACAGCAGCAGCTATGTTTGGTATGGATTGTGAGATTTTTATGGGGGCAGAAGATATTGAACGACAGCAATTAAATGTCTTTAGAATGAGATTATTAGGAGCTAAAGTTACTCCTGTTACTCAAGGGACTGCTACTTTAAGTGATGCTGTAGATGCAGCGATTAGAAATTGGGTAGAAACTGTAGAAGATACACATTATATCATTGGCTCAGTTGTGGGCCCTCATCCCTATCCAACTATGGTACGTGATTTTCATTCAGTAATTGGAGAAGAAGCTAGAGAACAGATTTTAGATGTTGAAGGAGACTTACCTGATTATTTAGTTGCTTGTGTTGGAGGAGGAAGTAATGCAATTGGCTTATTTCATCCTTTCCTTGATGATGAAGATGTTGAGATGATAGGAGTAGAAGCAGCTGGAACAGGATTAAATACTGATAAACATGCTGCAACTATGTCTAAAGGAACTAAGGGAATCTTACATGGGTTTAAAAGTTATGTCTTACAGGATGAAAATGGTCAAATACAACCGGCTCATTCTATCTCAGCTGGTTTAGATTATCCAGGAGTTGGCCCAGAGCATAGTTATTTAAAGGCTATAGGACGAGCTGATTATCAGGCAGTAACTGATGATGAAGCTGTAGAGGCTTTTCAACTATTATCTGAGGTTGAGGGAATTATTCCAGCATTAGAAAGTTCTCATGCAGTAGCTTATGCTAAGAAATTGGCCCCACAGTTAGATCAAGATCAAGTAATTATTGTTAATTTATCTGGTCGAGGAGATAAAGATGTTTATACAGTTGCGGATAAATTAGGAGTTAGTATTGATGGGTAATATTAAGGAGACTTTTATGGCTTTAAGGAATGAAGGAGAAAAACCCTTTATTCCTTTTTTAATGGCTGGAGATCCTACTTTAGATTTAACCAAAAAAATTGTTTTAGAGGCTGAGAAACAAGGGGCAGATATAGTTGAATTAGGAATTCCTTATGCTACTCCCTTAGCTGACGGGCCAACCGTTCAACAGGCAGGACAGAGAAGTTTAAAGCATGATACTAATCTAGAAGATATATTTCAATTAGTAGCCCAGATTAGAGAGGATAGTCAAATTCCTATTGTCTTGATGGGATATTATAATTCTATCTTTAATTATGGATTAAAAGAGTTTGTAGCTAAGTGTGAAACAGTAGGTGTTGATGGAGTTATTATTCCTGACTTACCGTTAGGGGAAGGTCAAGAGTTAAGAAAATATAGTACAGATTTAGATATTATTTTATTAGTAGCTCCAACTAGTAATCGCAAAAGAATTAAACAAGCAGCTAATGCTTCGCAAGGTTTTATTTATGCAGTATCCACTTTGGGAACTACTGGAACTAGAACAGAGATATCAAACCAAGTAGAAGAGGTAGTTAGTCAAGTTAAGGAATTGACTACAACCCCTGTAGCTGTTGGGTTTGGGATTGCAAAGCAAGAACATGTTAGAGAAATAGCTAAATTTGCTGATGGTATAATTGTAGGGAGTGCAATTATAAAGCAAATAGAGGCAAATTTAAACTTATTACCGGAAAAAGAGAATAATCTAATTAATAAGGTAGGCCACTTTATTGCTCAATTAAAAGAACCATTAATAAGTAACGAGTAACAAAAATATATTTGTCTATAAAACTTTGAAAATAATGTTAAGTGAGTTGCATTTTGAATTTTTTGTGTTATAATATGACCAACAGTGTGATTGAGTTGGTCATTTTTTTATTGTAATGTGTTTTTATTAATGATTTGGTTAATAATATTTATAGCTAATTAAATTAAAAGGATAGAGAAGGTGGGGTGCTAGATTTGCTAAAAGATTTATTTGGCAGTAAATCTAAGTATGTAACTGTAGAACAAAAAAAGAGACCTCGTCATCAAGATGAGGAAACAGATAAAAAAGAAATGCCAGATGATTTATGGACTAAATGTCAAGAATGTGAAGAGATAATTTTTAATAAAAAATTGGCTGAAAATTTAAAAGTTTGTCCCGAATGTGGCTATCATTTTAGATTAACTGCTACAGAAAGAATATCTTTATTGGTAGATGAAGGCGAATTTGAGGAATATGATGCTAATTTAGAAGCAGGAAATCCATTAAATTTCCCTGATTATGAAAAAAAGATTGATAAGTACCAAAATAAAACTGGGCTTAAGGATGCTGTAGTTGCTGGTATTGGTGAGGTAAATGGCTACCAAGTTTCTTTAGCAGCTCTTGATGCAAGATTTTTAATGGGAAGTATGAATTCAGTTGTAGGAGAAAAGTTGACTCGTGCAATTGAACGGGCTTTAGATAAAAAATTACCGCTAATAATAGTAGCAGGGGGCGGTGGTGGTGCTAGAATGTATGAAGGTATGTTATCTTTAATGCAAATGGCTAAGACAAGTGCTGCCCTAAAGAGATTAGACCAAGCAGGACAATTATATGTATCTATTTTAACTGACCCTACTTATGGTGGGATTTCAGCTAGTTTTGCTTCATTAGGTGATATTAATATTGGTGAAACTGATGCTAAAATTGGCTTTGCTGGGCCAAGGGTAATTAAACAGACTATTAATCGGGATTTACCTGAGGACTTTCAGACGGCTAATTTTTTAGAGGAGCATGGAATGTTAGATAAAGTTGTTAACAGATCAGAACTTAAAGATGTATTGAAAACAATACTAGAGATACATTATCCTAGAGGTGAACAAAAATGAGTGAATATTTAGAGTTTGAAAAACCTCTGATTGAATTAGAAGAAAAGATTAATGAATTGAATAGTTTTATGCAAGATAAGGATATTGACTTAACAGATGAGGTTAAGCGCTTAGAGAAGCGAGCTAATAATTTACGAGAAGAAATATTCTCTGAATTAAAGCCTTGGGAAATTTTAAAGATTGCCCGACATGGTGAGAGACCTACTACTTTAGATTATATCGATCTAATTTGTGATGAATTTGTTGAATTGCATGGTGATAGAACTTATGGAGATGATCAAGCTTTAGTAGGAGGAATTGCTAAGATAGATAACATGCCTGTAACTATTATCGGGCATCAAAAAGGAAAGACTACTAAAGATAATATTAATCGTAACTTTGGTATGGCCCATCCTGAAGGTTATCGTAAGGCCTTACGATTAATGGAGCAAGCAGAAAAATTTGGTAGACCAATTATATCTTTAATCAATACGCCAGGAGCTTACCCTGGAATTGGAGCTGAAGAGAGGGGACAAGCCGAAGCTATTGCTAAGAATATGATGGAGATGTCAGGAATCTCTGTTCCAATCATTGTAGTTATTACAGGAGAAGGAGGTAGTGGTGGAGCATTAGGTATTGGTGTAGGTGATAGAGTTCTAATGTTAGAATATACTTACTATTCTGTTTGTTCTCCTGAAGCATGTGCAGCTATTTTATGGAAGGATGCTAATGAGGCTGAAACCGCAGCCAAAGCATTAAATATAACTGCGCAAGACTTATTAGAATTAGGCATCATAGATAGTACAATTGCTGAACCTCCTGGAGGAGCTCATAAAAATTATGAGCGTAGCGCTCAATTATTAAAGGAGACAATTATGCAAGAAATCAGTGAACTGCAAGAACTTGATACAGCTACTTTGTTAGATAATAGGTACAATAAATTCAGAAAAATGGGGTATATTAAAAACAAGTTTGAAGAAGTTGTTGAGGAGAAACAAGCTAATTAAGGAGCTATGATACAGCTTATAAATTCCTAGTTAAAACTAGGTAAAGTTGATCGTTGCTCTCAAGGCAAAGGGAGTGTAGAGAACTGAAAAGTTTTTAGCACAATGCCTTCGTGTCCTGTGGACACTTCGTAACAAAAGGCGTTTCCTACGTTATTTGGTTAAAGAGTTTTTATTAAACTCAACAAGGTTATCACACTTTGGAATGTATCCATCAGTTCCAAATCGCAGGCAGAGCCTTGCTCTGTAAACTACCCTGTGGCACTAAGGAAGAAACCTCGTCTAAGTCTAGTTCTTCTGGATATGAAAGGCTAACACCGAAAGTGCATAAGCCCCATTTGACATTGCCTATAGCAGGGTATTTACATACCCTCGCTATTGACTACATCTGGGAACTATAGCCAATGGTTATGTTCACCAATG contains:
- the trpA gene encoding tryptophan synthase subunit alpha; amino-acid sequence: MGNIKETFMALRNEGEKPFIPFLMAGDPTLDLTKKIVLEAEKQGADIVELGIPYATPLADGPTVQQAGQRSLKHDTNLEDIFQLVAQIREDSQIPIVLMGYYNSIFNYGLKEFVAKCETVGVDGVIIPDLPLGEGQELRKYSTDLDIILLVAPTSNRKRIKQAANASQGFIYAVSTLGTTGTRTEISNQVEEVVSQVKELTTTPVAVGFGIAKQEHVREIAKFADGIIVGSAIIKQIEANLNLLPEKENNLINKVGHFIAQLKEPLISNE
- the accD gene encoding acetyl-CoA carboxylase, carboxyltransferase subunit beta, which encodes MLKDLFGSKSKYVTVEQKKRPRHQDEETDKKEMPDDLWTKCQECEEIIFNKKLAENLKVCPECGYHFRLTATERISLLVDEGEFEEYDANLEAGNPLNFPDYEKKIDKYQNKTGLKDAVVAGIGEVNGYQVSLAALDARFLMGSMNSVVGEKLTRAIERALDKKLPLIIVAGGGGGARMYEGMLSLMQMAKTSAALKRLDQAGQLYVSILTDPTYGGISASFASLGDINIGETDAKIGFAGPRVIKQTINRDLPEDFQTANFLEEHGMLDKVVNRSELKDVLKTILEIHYPRGEQK
- the accA gene encoding acetyl-CoA carboxylase carboxyl transferase subunit alpha, with the protein product MSEYLEFEKPLIELEEKINELNSFMQDKDIDLTDEVKRLEKRANNLREEIFSELKPWEILKIARHGERPTTLDYIDLICDEFVELHGDRTYGDDQALVGGIAKIDNMPVTIIGHQKGKTTKDNINRNFGMAHPEGYRKALRLMEQAEKFGRPIISLINTPGAYPGIGAEERGQAEAIAKNMMEMSGISVPIIVVITGEGGSGGALGIGVGDRVLMLEYTYYSVCSPEACAAILWKDANEAETAAKALNITAQDLLELGIIDSTIAEPPGGAHKNYERSAQLLKETIMQEISELQELDTATLLDNRYNKFRKMGYIKNKFEEVVEEKQAN